In one window of Mytilus galloprovincialis chromosome 6, xbMytGall1.hap1.1, whole genome shotgun sequence DNA:
- the LOC143078607 gene encoding peroxidasin homolog: MGTSKGHIVIIINYGPNQVILSPNRTSYTFDENSDVPDITCTADCQPDCTLTWIKQTGQVISTEILSLKETQRNQAGTYQCNASNDFGNMVSTDVTISVRYGAEIKGLTIDGENFTIPEHVETRLACEIDGIPKPNGRLFYNDEEKQSSGNPITYGLVPLCNDTGNYTCAAENSIGKSNQTKELFVLCSPRPVATLQSRIAVGNDSILEINVIFLSYPQPKISWTFIKNGSNEIVRSNNTIGIYQHVSSIYITDMKTPQYGMYVLKVTNGIQNDLKHTFEVLPQHSPTILRLEILNGNTVDERQSVDFLCEVNGYPVPDISWILSSTNTVLKKDEHVFKSNYLIPKANCLHTGSYRCQGINVIDGELVNAFSEIDLFVLCSARIDQRYQEELEDIAVMENGDLNIRVYILAYPEPIIIWTMRHSVTGQDYTVNYTNSFNNVEHISTVNITEVSTKDYGVYTIIAYNKIGPPYVKSFTVKPQGSNNRSENNLFKSIGASVGAFFFILIVAGLTIIVLKTMKRRANIKRDLFWYD, translated from the exons ATGGGTACATCAAAAGGACATATTGTTATCATTATTAACT ATGGACCTAACCAAGTGATACTGTCTCCAAATCGAACATCCTACACGTTTGATGAGAATAGTGATGTTCCAGATATCACGTGTACAGCAGACTGTCAGCCAGATTGTACTTTAACGTGGATAAAACAAACTGGTCAAGTGATATCAACTGAAATCTTAAGTTTGAAGGAGACCCAGAGGAACCAAGCTGGAACATATCAATGTAATGCTAGTAATGACTTTGGCAATATGGTATCCACGGATGTAACCATCAGTGTTCGTT ATGGTGCAGAAATTAAAGGCCTTACTATCGACGGTGAAAATTTTACAATTCCTGAACATGTAGAAACACGACTTGCTTGTGAAATTGATGGTATTCCTAAGCCTAATGGACGCTTGTTTTATAATGACGAAGAGAAACAAAGTTCTGGAAATCCAATTACTTACGGGTTGGTTCCTTTGTGTAATGATACTGGGAATTATACATGTGCAGCAGAGAATTCTATAGGAAAGTCCAATCAAACTAAAGAACTGTTTGTATTGT GTTCACCTAGACCAGTCGCTACACTACAATCAAGAATTGCAGTCGGCAATGATAGTATTTTGGAAATAAATGTGATATTTTTGTCTTACCCACAGCCAAAAATATCTTGGACTTTTATTAAAAATGGTTCCAATGAAATAGTGAGATCAAATAATACAATTGGCATATATCAACATGTATCATCAATTTATATTACTGATATGAAGACACCTCAGTATGGAATGTACGTTCTAAAAGTAACAAATGGAATTCAAAATGATCTAAAGCACACATTTGAGGTCTTGCCACAAC ATTCACCGACGATACTGAGATTGGAAATTTTAAACGGTAATACTGTTGATGAACGACAATCTGTTGACTTTCTGTGTGAAGTTAATGGTTACCCGGTACCAGACATAAGTTGGATATTGTCTAGCACtaacacagttttaaaaaaagatgaaCATGTTTTCAAAAGCAACTATTTAATCCCGAAAGCTAATTGTCTACATACTGGATCTTATCGTTGTCAAGGCATTAACGTAATTGATGGGGAATTAGTAAATGCATTCAGCGAAATTGATTTGTTTGTTCTCT GCAGTGCACGTATAGATCAAAGATACCAAGAAGAACTTGAAGATATTGCAGTTATGGAAAATGGCGATTTGAATATTAGAGTATATATCTTAGCCTACCCTGAACCTATAATCATTTGGACTATGAGACATTCTGTCACAGGACAAGATTATACAGTGAACTATACTAATTCATTTAACAATGTCGAACATATTTCAACTGTGAATATAACCGAAGTTTCAACAAAAGATTATGGTGTCTATACAATTATTGCATATAACAAAATAGGGCCTCCGTATGTTAAATCCTTCACAGTGAAGCCACAAG GTTCAAATAACAGATCGGAGAATAATCTATTCAAGAGTATTGGTGCAAGCGTAGGcgcattcttttttatattaatagtGGCAGGTCTGACGATAATTGTTTTAAAGACTATGAAAAGAAGGGCTAACATTAAAAGAG acTTATTTTGGTATGATTAG